The Pecten maximus chromosome 11, xPecMax1.1, whole genome shotgun sequence genome has a segment encoding these proteins:
- the LOC117337767 gene encoding sulfotransferase family cytosolic 1B member 1-like translates to MQGVVYDGSWGAFIDKYMQGTVAYNSWCEHVSAWLDFKKENPDYPILLISYEDMKKDLRRSVQLISDHLGTGHDSALLDAIATKCEFKEMFKEKTENMTESHKQMSLDGSNPFYRKGDVGDWKNWFTVAQNEQFDMTMKKEVDKIDLPVEYTLT, encoded by the exons AGCCTTCATTGACAAATACATGCAGGGTACAG TGGCATACAACTCCTGGTGTGAACATGTCAGTGCCTGGTTAGATTTCAAGAAGGAAAACCCCGACTACCCCATACTGTTAATATCCTACGAAGATATGAAGAag GATCTGAGACGAAGTGTCCAGCTGATTTCTGACCATTTAGGGACTGGTCATGACTCTGCTTTGTTGGACGCCATTGCAACTAAATGCGAGTTCAAAGAAATGTTTAAGGAGAAGACTGAGAACATGACGGAGTCGCACAAACAAATGTCGCTAGACGGTAGCAACCCTTTCTACAGAAAAG GCGATGTCGGTGACTGGAAGAATTGGTTCACGGTTGCCCAGAACGAACAATTTGATATGACGATGAAGAAGGAGGTGGACAAAATAGACCTCCCTGTTGAATACACTTTGACGTGA
- the LOC117338048 gene encoding tubulin alpha chain-like isoform X2: protein MRECISVHVGQAGVQMGNACWELYCLEHGIQPDGQMPSDKTIGGGDDSFNTFFAETGAGKHVPRALFADLEPNVVDEVRTGTFRQLFHPQQLITGKEDAANNYARGHYTVGKEYIDQVLDRIRKLTDQCEGLQGFLLFHSFGGGTGSGFGSLLMERLSVDYGKKSKLEFAVYPAPRISTAVVEPYNSILTTHTTLEHTDCAFMVDNEAIYDICKRNLDIERPTYTNLNRLIGQIVSSITASLRFDGALNVDLTEFQTNLVPYPRIHFPLATYAPVISAEKAYHEQLTVAEITNACFEPANQLVKCDPRQGRYMACCVLYRGDVVPKDVNVAIASIKTRRSIQFVDWCPTGFKVGINYQPPTVVPGGDLAKVERAVCMLSNTTAIADAWARLDHKFDLMYAKRAFVHWYVGEGMEEGEFHEAREDLAALEKDYEEVGADSYDENTIDEEDEY from the exons ATG CGGGAATGTATAAGTGTCCATGTTGGTCAAGCCGGTGTTCAGATGGGCAATGCCTGTTGGGAATTGTACTGCCTGGAGCATGGTATCCAGCCTGATGGTCAGATGCCCTCAGATAAAACCATTGGCGGGGGAGACGACTCCTTCAACACATTCTTTGCTGAAACCGGTGCCGGAAAACACGTCCCCCGGGCTCTCTTTGCTGATCTCGAGCCAAACGTAGTCG ATGAAGTTCGTACCGGAACGTTCCGTCAACTGTTCCATCCCCAACAGCTGATCACGGGTAAAGAGGACGCTGCGAACAACTACGCCCGGGGCCACTACACGGTCGGCAAGGAATACATTGACCAGGTTCTAGACCGGATCCGGAAACTCACAGATCAGTGTGAAGGTCTGCAAGGATTTCTACTGTTTCACAGCTTTGGTGGAGGAACAGGGTCGGGATTTGGTTCGCTTTTGATGGAACGCCTTAGTGTGGACTACGGAAAGAAATCCAAACTTGAGTTTGCCGTTTACCCTGCCCCCCGTATATCGACCGCGGTGGTGGAGCCCTACAACTCCATCCTTACGACACACACAACGCTAGAACATACCGACTGTGCCTTTATGGTCGATAACGAGGCTATCTACGACATATGTAAACGTAACCTAGACATCGAACGTCCAACTTATACAAATCTTAACCGTCTGATAGGGCAGATCGTCAGCTCAATCACCGCCTCTCTTCGATTTGATGGTGCTTTGAACGTTGACCTGACAGAGTTCCAGACCAACCTGGTGCCTTATCCACGTATCCACTTCCCTCTGGCAACCTACGCTCCTGTCATATCCGCCGAGAAAGCCTACCACGAGCAACTCACAGTCGCGGAAATCACCAATGCGTGCTTTGAACCGGCTAACCAGCTGGTGAAGTGTGACCCCCGTCAGGGTCGCTACATGGCCTGCTGTGTCCTCTACCGAGGGGACGTTGTACCTAAGGACGTCAACGTCGCCATCGCTTCCATAAAGACGAGAAGATCAATCCAGTTCGTCGACTGGTGTCCAACAGGCTTCAAGGTCGGCATCAACTACCAGCCTCCAACCGTGGTTCCGGGAGGAGACTTGGCCAAGGTCGAACGTGCCGTGTGCATGTTGAGCAACACCACCGCCATCGCCGATGCCTGGGCTCGCCTTGATCACAAGTTTGATCTGATGTACGCCAAGCGTGCTTTTGTTCATTGGTACGTCGGGGAGGGTATGGAGGAGGGAGAGTTCCACGAAGCCCGAGAGGATCTGGCCGCACTGGAAAAGGATTACGAGGAAGTCGGGGCGGACTCCTATGATGAAAACACGATTGACGAGGAAGACGAGTATTAA
- the LOC117338048 gene encoding tubulin alpha chain-like isoform X1: MVRECISVHVGQAGVQMGNACWELYCLEHGIQPDGQMPSDKTIGGGDDSFNTFFAETGAGKHVPRALFADLEPNVVDEVRTGTFRQLFHPQQLITGKEDAANNYARGHYTVGKEYIDQVLDRIRKLTDQCEGLQGFLLFHSFGGGTGSGFGSLLMERLSVDYGKKSKLEFAVYPAPRISTAVVEPYNSILTTHTTLEHTDCAFMVDNEAIYDICKRNLDIERPTYTNLNRLIGQIVSSITASLRFDGALNVDLTEFQTNLVPYPRIHFPLATYAPVISAEKAYHEQLTVAEITNACFEPANQLVKCDPRQGRYMACCVLYRGDVVPKDVNVAIASIKTRRSIQFVDWCPTGFKVGINYQPPTVVPGGDLAKVERAVCMLSNTTAIADAWARLDHKFDLMYAKRAFVHWYVGEGMEEGEFHEAREDLAALEKDYEEVGADSYDENTIDEEDEY, encoded by the exons ATGGTG CGGGAATGTATAAGTGTCCATGTTGGTCAAGCCGGTGTTCAGATGGGCAATGCCTGTTGGGAATTGTACTGCCTGGAGCATGGTATCCAGCCTGATGGTCAGATGCCCTCAGATAAAACCATTGGCGGGGGAGACGACTCCTTCAACACATTCTTTGCTGAAACCGGTGCCGGAAAACACGTCCCCCGGGCTCTCTTTGCTGATCTCGAGCCAAACGTAGTCG ATGAAGTTCGTACCGGAACGTTCCGTCAACTGTTCCATCCCCAACAGCTGATCACGGGTAAAGAGGACGCTGCGAACAACTACGCCCGGGGCCACTACACGGTCGGCAAGGAATACATTGACCAGGTTCTAGACCGGATCCGGAAACTCACAGATCAGTGTGAAGGTCTGCAAGGATTTCTACTGTTTCACAGCTTTGGTGGAGGAACAGGGTCGGGATTTGGTTCGCTTTTGATGGAACGCCTTAGTGTGGACTACGGAAAGAAATCCAAACTTGAGTTTGCCGTTTACCCTGCCCCCCGTATATCGACCGCGGTGGTGGAGCCCTACAACTCCATCCTTACGACACACACAACGCTAGAACATACCGACTGTGCCTTTATGGTCGATAACGAGGCTATCTACGACATATGTAAACGTAACCTAGACATCGAACGTCCAACTTATACAAATCTTAACCGTCTGATAGGGCAGATCGTCAGCTCAATCACCGCCTCTCTTCGATTTGATGGTGCTTTGAACGTTGACCTGACAGAGTTCCAGACCAACCTGGTGCCTTATCCACGTATCCACTTCCCTCTGGCAACCTACGCTCCTGTCATATCCGCCGAGAAAGCCTACCACGAGCAACTCACAGTCGCGGAAATCACCAATGCGTGCTTTGAACCGGCTAACCAGCTGGTGAAGTGTGACCCCCGTCAGGGTCGCTACATGGCCTGCTGTGTCCTCTACCGAGGGGACGTTGTACCTAAGGACGTCAACGTCGCCATCGCTTCCATAAAGACGAGAAGATCAATCCAGTTCGTCGACTGGTGTCCAACAGGCTTCAAGGTCGGCATCAACTACCAGCCTCCAACCGTGGTTCCGGGAGGAGACTTGGCCAAGGTCGAACGTGCCGTGTGCATGTTGAGCAACACCACCGCCATCGCCGATGCCTGGGCTCGCCTTGATCACAAGTTTGATCTGATGTACGCCAAGCGTGCTTTTGTTCATTGGTACGTCGGGGAGGGTATGGAGGAGGGAGAGTTCCACGAAGCCCGAGAGGATCTGGCCGCACTGGAAAAGGATTACGAGGAAGTCGGGGCGGACTCCTATGATGAAAACACGATTGACGAGGAAGACGAGTATTAA